A single window of Gossypium hirsutum isolate 1008001.06 chromosome A10, Gossypium_hirsutum_v2.1, whole genome shotgun sequence DNA harbors:
- the LOC107896974 gene encoding eEF1A lysine and N-terminal methyltransferase, with amino-acid sequence MHCTTAHVRSHLSQVKTVVIGLGAGLLPMFLHGCMQSMQIEGVELDPVMLNLARDYFGFTEDKRMKVHIADGIQFVRDYRNLFSAGNEVLLSSNGSCKLSDAESRSTAIDIIIVDVDSSDSSSGLRCPAADFVEDSFLQNVKDTLSEQGLFVINLVSRSPAIKDAVVSRMKEVFSHLFCIQLEGEVNLVLFGLCSESHIEEDCIPDAALKLDKLLKSEHPEISQSITDAAKKLKRLK; translated from the exons ATGCACTGCACTACTGCTCATGTCAGAAGTCATCTTTCTCAGGTTAAAACAGTTGTGATAGGTCTTGGTGCGGGCTTACTTCCTATGTTTCTTCATGGATGTATGCAATCTATGCAAATTGAG GGAGTGGAGCTAGATCCTGTTATGCTTAACCTTGCAAGAGACTATTTTGGTTTTACTGAAGATAAACGAATGAAG GTACATATTGCTGATGGCATCCAGTTTGTCCGGGACTACAGAAACTTATTTTCAGCTGGCAATGAAGTGCTCCTTTCTTCCAACGGAAGTTGCAAACTTTCAGATGCTGAAAGCAGAAGTACCGCTATTGACATAATTATTGTTGATGTGGACTCTTCTGACTCAAG CTCTGGACTGAGATGTCCTGCTGCTGATTTTGTGGAAGATTCTTTTCTTCAAAACGTAAAAGATACTCTTTCCGAGCAAGGTCTCTTTGTTATTAATTTGGTCTCAAGGTCTCCTGCCATCAAGGATGCAGTTGTCTCAAGGATGAAAGAG GTTTTTAGCCACTTATTTTGCATTCAGCTGGAGGGAGAGGTCAACCTAGTACTTTTCGGTCTTTGTTCGGAGTCTCACATTGAGGAGGATTGCATACCTGATGCTGCCCTTAAACTTGATAAATTGCTCAAGTCCGAACATCCCGAGATAAGCCAGAGCATCACAGATGCAGCAAAGAAGCTCAAACGTTTAAAGTGA